AACGTGGTGGTGTGTGGCCCGTCGGGCACGGGGAAAACGTTCTTCCTTGAAGCGCTGGGCCAGCACGCGGTCGAGGAAGGCTTGCGGGTGGCGTGGTTCCGGTTAGAAGACCTTGGCGCGCTGGTGCGCGCGCATCGTGCGGACGATTCCGTGGGCAAGGTCGTCGCGCGGGTACTGCGGGCGGACATGATCGTGGTCGATGATATCGGGCTCCTTGAAGTTGGTGCCGATGCCGCCGAGGGGTTGTACCGGTTGGTGGATGCCGCGTACGAGAAACGATCGATCGCGATTTCGTCGAATCTGCATCCGGCTGGGTTTGACGAGCTGATGCCGAAAACGCTCGCGACCGCGACGGTAGATCGGTTGTTGCATCACGCGCATGTGTGTCAGACCACGGGCGACTCGATCCGGTTGACGCAGGCGCTGGCGGGGAAGGGAGTCATGTCAATGAGCTGACCTGTGTTCGGGTCATGGCCGGCGCCACCATCCCCTTTTGGTGGGCAGATCTGCTGGCCATGACTGGGCAGTTTTCGTGGCCACCAGTGGGTAGTTCTACTGGCCGCCCGCGGGCAGAAACAAATGACCATTGACAGCGGCAGGGACAGGCCGGTCACTGGATGCATTTCATGGCTCCGGGAATGCATCGAGTGACGGATCCAGATGGAGGTGGGCGCAAGCCCGTCGATGGATGCACACCACGCGACCGCGAATGCATCGAGTGACGGATTAGCGGGGTGAGGTGGACGGAGACGCCGCCGAAAATGCAGAAGGTTCCGGCAGCGTCAGGGGGCACGGCAACGCAGGGGGCCCGGCAACGCAGGGGGCCCGGCAACGCAGGCGGCACGGAGACGCAGAGCGCTCCGAAACGCAAAGGCCCCGGAAACGCAGAGGGTCCCGACACACAATGTGTCGGGACCCAAGGCTCGCGGCGCAAGGCCACAGCTCACAACCAATGCCCAAAGCCGAACAGCTCAGGGCAAGCGGCCGGACTACGCCTTGCCGCGGAGGATCGCCTGCTTCACCTCGGCGATGGCCTTCGTGACCTCGATGCCGCGGGGGCAGGCCTCGGTGCAGTTGAAGGTGGTGCGGCAGCGCCACACGCCTTCCTTGTCATTGAGGATGTCGAGGCGGGTCGACGCGTCTTCGTCACGCGAGTCGAAGATGAAGCGGTGCGCGTTCACGATCGCTGCGGGGCCGAAGTACTGGCCGTCCGTCCAGAACACGGGGCACGAGGTGGTGCAAGCTGCGCAG
This DNA window, taken from Gulosibacter molinativorax, encodes the following:
- the istB gene encoding IS21-like element helper ATPase IstB translates to MSPVQSQQAPALSAEVEALMRQLKMPHARAVAPELIATAKAQRWEPSEVIKALFTEEVAGRARSMLATRRKAAGFPTGKTFASWDEGLSSIPLPTQQALRTLEWVDRRENVVVCGPSGTGKTFFLEALGQHAVEEGLRVAWFRLEDLGALVRAHRADDSVGKVVARVLRADMIVVDDIGLLEVGADAAEGLYRLVDAAYEKRSIAISSNLHPAGFDELMPKTLATATVDRLLHHAHVCQTTGDSIRLTQALAGKGVMSMS